The nucleotide sequence CGACATATTCAACGTTGCATGCGgtgacatttttctttcttctttacaTACAGGGGTATCATAATGTTCTCGTACAtgctattatttacaaatcatCGTGCTATCTAGATTGACAACGGGCAATTATCGAGAGAATAAGTGATGACACATCTCATATTTATTACTGAATTTAGGGCggacaaaaaaatatcgatcgaggtcgtttaaaaatagatgTCGTACGTAATtaaatacacgcacacacatcgAGAGACTCTATAATATTACGGTATGTTCAAAGACATTAATTATCACATATTTCGCcacagatataatatatatatatatatatatatatatatatatatctcgacaTCGAGCATTATTTTTCCGCGCCCTTTTTCACTTGCCTACGTATCTATACTTATTCGATACTATGCTGGCCGTTCAAAATCAAGAGTTTGTCGTTGTcggcgtatatatattatttatatacgtcgTACAGCAGCACCAATCGTTACAAGCAGCACCAATCGTTAATAAACTTAACAATTGCGATTAAAAACATCGTTGAAACCatccattattatataaattaatatcattaaattaacatcaatcttgaatttataaaaaaaaatttaagttcataaataatataaataaattgtcgatctaatactataatatcagATGTACATGCTTCTTCGTGCGAATCCTTTATATAaagcgattaaaaattttaattgatttaaataacttgTATTACATAAAGTATCGATTGGtgtgaaaattaatcattctcgcctaaagtaatataaaaaatggaaaatatgaatctatattattaaggCATGATGAAAGGAAGAAACCAAGATTCGAGATGTTATTCAAGATATGCGCATCTTCTCGGTGTTAAATTGTACGGTCATTCGACtaattatttaactaattaattatttaattaaagttaattgtCTAAATACCTAATTGCTGCTTGTGCGCActgtgaataatttataatgtaggAACCGTTCGAGTGCGATGGTTAAACCTGCCTTGTGGCGACTCAATTGTGATTTTTACATGTACATTacgtgcgtttttttttttttccatatatatatacatatttcgctCCGCGTTTTGTCTTTTGAGTGCCTCTGTCTTTTCTCTGGACCAAGGTGCGGTTCAAGTTTTTTGAACTACATTTGAGCTAGACTAGTGTTCAAAGCGGAAGTCGTTGTTTTTCGAATTGACACTAGCCACGGAGTGAATACGATTACTTTATTCGACGATGTAaagtctaattaattaaattcaagattaattcaatttaatgaaaaatatagtataggAATTATTCAAACAGGTACTCTCGCTCTGCgtataatactattattataaattattcgaaaatactCCTCAAGTGAGCTTCTTCCTGACTAGATTCTCCGTGAACTTTGAGAAAGTTTCGATGAAATgacatgttaaataataaaattcttgtacACTCGAGAATTTGCGGGAAAAGCTCTTAAATATCCCATGAGCTTATTATTGTGAGCAATGCTATTTTCGACAAATGCTACACTGTTTAGAAGCAAATGCATCCTgtttcgcgaaataaataacatacacTCTTTCGagataaaactataaatgcaattatcgATTGTATGCTAATTAACGTTCTAGTtgcattcaaaaattgtatCCGTTCGATCTTCATGAATTTCTCTCTTACAATTCGCAATCGTCTACACAAACGTGAGCATATATGcaggaaatatatatgattattgtcGGAAAAGTAAGGTTCTCGCGCTAGAATTTTTCGCTAGAAACGTGATGCAACTTGAATGCACATGAATTTTTCCTGCCACCTACACAACATACAACGATAAAGTTCTTTCGCAAAATTCATGCAAGAgggaacaataaatattaaatactgaaCAGTAATCGTCGCTCTCTACGAAAAGCGACTACGAGCTTTCCATCCTCGCGCGTTAAAAGCTCGCGcgaattactttttaatattttacgaaaccCATCAAAACACATGATTCACATACGAATGTAATCGCCGCTGTTCCTTAAATCACACACTAATCACGCAGTTGCTTATTCTCTCTCAATTATCGAATTGCAATTCTTCGTATAACGTTTTAGGTCAATCAATTGTTCTCCCAACTACAGCTTTTATGGTAAATTTGCTATCAATTTCCATTTTGTAAaagttttgtgaaaaattcgcaaatgtttaaattttccgacgtcaaatattcatataattaaacttttattgagataaaatctaattagaattaatttatatatatatatatatatatatatatatatatatataggaggCTTTATTTCTTAGttttttagaattcttttttgatagcgattaatatcgaaattatcgatttaaatAACCAATCTGTTTCTTGTTAGTTGGTCCTCTAATGCATACATAGTTGGGAGATCATCCGCGATGTAACTCTATGTAATTCTGTATACATACACTAATTCGTATATCCTCATCGTATATTTAATAGCGTGATTCTAATTCTGAGAAGTATTATTTCGGACAGTtgcattcaatattaaatgtgcGGCGGAAATCGAGTCCTTCTAGAGAACAAATGTATATTGCGCTTTATTCTTGCAATACATGTCATCTAATATGTTTCCACTACGCTTTAACGGGctcttcaaatttttacgAGCGTCACAATTCCTATCCCCGTGCAAATGTTATCATGATATAAAACGACCTCAGCAGTCTCTCATGGCCATCTTCAAATTATCTTTCGTGATTTCCGTTTCAGCTTAcagttcgaaaaaaaaagccatatagaaacattattttgGAAGATTCGACGATTAGGCATGTAAACTGCTCTCTTTGAAACGGAAAGTCTACTtactcatttaaaaaaagaaattttcttctttatcgcacaccttcttcttctttatcaAACACCCTGAAAAATAGCCAACTGGAAAAAGATTGCGTAATATATCTCGCCAACGAAGGATCTTATTAATACCTTCCTTGGGGAGGATGGCTAGAGTATTCGCGAGAAACGGGGACGCGCGAGGTCACGCATCGCCGAGGTCCCGTCTTAGAACTGTGTGTGTAATTGTGTCCAACACTCTGTCGTGTACGACGGAAGCAATTCGCTGTCGTTAGACGCGGCACGCGCTCTTGGATATCGCTCAACTTCTTCTCGGCGTCGTTCTATTTTGGAAGAATCGGAATCGTTTGTAGAATATTGAGCAACGTGTCGGGCGGACAAGACGCACGGGAACTCGCCGGGTAGCACCGCCGGAAGAGCCTCTCGATCGCGTCCTCGCGCCACTTCCTCCTCAGGTGTTTCGCTGACTCTGCGAACGCGTGAGGTCGTGCTCGCGCCACGAGCTGGTCGTGCAAACACCCTCGCCCCGCCACCAGTCGTTCACGTCCTTGTAATACTTGGGCGGACGGTCGTCGTGTAACATGGCGCACACCCGGCACCAGAAGTACGTGTTGATGAACTCGCCGGTGCCCTTCCAGCGAAAGTACGAGTTGTAGAGATCGTCGTCGCGATCCAATCGATGCAGGTACTCGGCGAGCTCCTTGGGCGACTCGAACTCGTCCACGTGGATGTAGGAACGATACGGCGCGCTGCGCGCGTAATCCGTCGGATGGGCACCCATCACGATGGGTAGCACGTTGTGTCTgcgaaggaagaaaaaataggcttgtgaaagaaataataatttcagggAGTATTTTCTTCGCAAAAGAAGACCTTACGTGACTCGACGCGTAACGTCTCCAGCCTCCTCTCGGGCTCGCTCTCTCACTGGGGATCTTAATTAAAACCGCACCAAAGTCGCAGGCATTTCTGTCCATTATAGCGAGTAGGGGAGACTAGGTAACGCGACTTGGCACGCAACCACCTTATTCGAGAAACACGCGACGCCGCAGAAGTTGGCAAAGATTGCCGACGTCTGGGTGAAATGATGGAGCATTTGGTCGACCGAGTTGCATTTACGGTTCTCGTGGAAATACCTCGCGCTTCTATTTATcgaaaaacagagagagagagagagagaaagagggcaACAAATACCGCCGCACATACCCGAGTCCGTTGACGAAGAACTTTTCCGTGATGTAGTCCTTGCAGTTGGAGTTCTCGAACGCGAGATAGAATTTGTAGTCCTCGTCGAGCATGTCGAAGCAGGTTTGCGACTGCGATCGCGGACAGCGTAGACTGCCACACGCACCGTAAATGTCCACCTGGATGTATTTCGAGAGTTCCCTGGCATAATTCATGCGCTGATTTCGGGGATGGCAGTTGGAAACGAACCAGGCGACCTGATTAAACAGTCAGTAGTAGAAAAGGACGAGTGCATACATCACGTGCGATACTGTTTACCACGCGAGAACGGAAATAACGCATACACGATTACGTGTCGAGAAAGTAGAGTACAGAAAATAGCGAAGAGATGATCCCGACCATTGCTTTGCCGCTTCTTTCACTTGtcaagagaattttaatttcatgtcTATTTAAAACTGAGactacatttctatttttagccGAGAATTGATAGAGCGTTTTATCGGTTTTGGAAAACGATAAATCTGATTCGAATctgaattttcatttatttgagaaaaagaaatatttccctCCTTCCCTGGTCcccaaaaaaagaaagtgaaataatattattaaaactgagatataatttaatagaaagactagatatatttttaataaatattagtataaatttttcaatttttagagGGTTGAagggcaaaaataaaatatgtcaattttGGTACTTTTCCTTTGATAAAATGGATGATCTCGCTttcattcataattaaataaaacgaaaactACGCGCGTTTTTCGATATCCGTTTCTAAAGAGATAtagttcataaattatttattatatgattgtaAAAGTATAAGCGGCAAAAGTGATTCTCATTGTTTGTTAGTATACGtttattctacaaaaatacaaatttgctTAGGAATCACTTTGattcacaaattattaaattgtatagagATCCTCTCTTATCGAGATCCTCTCAATTAATTGTCTTCATTCGTTGTCTTGAttcgcaaattattaaattgtatagagATCCTCTCTTATCGAGATCCTCCCAATTAATTGTCTTACCTTTTTCGTTTTGTTTGCCGCATAATTAAACGTTTGTGGAATCTGTGTGATACTGGAATCATAATATTGCCACCTCTCGTAAGGTGCCACTATATCGCTGTCACGCCGATATGTGGCGGTCCAATTGATGAGAGCATTCTTGACGCTTTGCGTGTGATAAGGGCACTCTAAAAAATACAGCATCCACacctgtcaaaaaaaaaaaaaaaaaattgcataattttcatttgagggaaaaaaaaagagtagatTCTTTATGCGCGTGTGATTTAAGTTAATGCGACTTTACGGCGGATCGATAACGACGGAGC is from Cataglyphis hispanica isolate Lineage 1 chromosome 15, ULB_Chis1_1.0, whole genome shotgun sequence and encodes:
- the LOC126854938 gene encoding glycoprotein 3-alpha-L-fucosyltransferase A-like isoform X1 gives rise to the protein MYVHKSLPNVTKQSGAWLDKDLVELGKPGGMGLPRFSLKRYFFYVLCLTGTLLVLLNLLQNEIWHSVRPHPPGQSAVRTAGDGPKMKPDWPLKSKKPTMRVLRTRERVKKRLPFEALIINGTSLGENSIDLDPTRRPWYLKGGTRRPFPARRARNTGRRLAQLWPEENAYDDRVTNQLMFVPPDYNRTSGEHPLKKIMIPHGMAEAKVGPDIFFQQRCPVNTCTIVRDNPDSADLILFKDYITHVGRRSNSQVWMLYFLECPYHTQSVKNALINWTATYRRDSDIVAPYERWQYYDSSITQIPQTFNYAANKTKKVAWFVSNCHPRNQRMNYARELSKYIQVDIYGACGSLRCPRSQSQTCFDMLDEDYKFYLAFENSNCKDYITEKFFVNGLGHNVLPIVMGAHPTDYARSAPYRSYIHVDEFESPKELAEYLHRLDRDDDLYNSYFRWKGTGEFINTYFWCRVCAMLHDDRPPKYYKDVNDWWRGEGVCTTSSWREHDLTRSQSQRNT
- the LOC126854938 gene encoding glycoprotein 3-alpha-L-fucosyltransferase A-like isoform X2 gives rise to the protein MYVHKSLPNVTKQSGAWLDKDLVELGKPGGMGLPRFSLKRYFFYVLCLTGTLLVLLNLLQNEIWHSVRPHPPGQSAVRTAGDGPKALIINGTSLGENSIDLDPTRRPWYLKGGTRRPFPARRARNTGRRLAQLWPEENAYDDRVTNQLMFVPPDYNRTSGEHPLKKIMIPHGMAEAKVGPDIFFQQRCPVNTCTIVRDNPDSADLILFKDYITHVGRRSNSQVWMLYFLECPYHTQSVKNALINWTATYRRDSDIVAPYERWQYYDSSITQIPQTFNYAANKTKKVAWFVSNCHPRNQRMNYARELSKYIQVDIYGACGSLRCPRSQSQTCFDMLDEDYKFYLAFENSNCKDYITEKFFVNGLGHNVLPIVMGAHPTDYARSAPYRSYIHVDEFESPKELAEYLHRLDRDDDLYNSYFRWKGTGEFINTYFWCRVCAMLHDDRPPKYYKDVNDWWRGEGVCTTSSWREHDLTRSQSQRNT
- the LOC126854938 gene encoding glycoprotein 3-alpha-L-fucosyltransferase A-like isoform X4, with the translated sequence MKPDWPLKSKKPTMRVLRTRERVKKRLPFEALIINGTSLGENSIDLDPTRRPWYLKGGTRRPFPARRARNTGRRLAQLWPEENAYDDRVTNQLMFVPPDYNRTSGEHPLKKIMIPHGMAEAKVGPDIFFQQRCPVNTCTIVRDNPDSADLILFKDYITHVGRRSNSQVWMLYFLECPYHTQSVKNALINWTATYRRDSDIVAPYERWQYYDSSITQIPQTFNYAANKTKKVAWFVSNCHPRNQRMNYARELSKYIQVDIYGACGSLRCPRSQSQTCFDMLDEDYKFYLAFENSNCKDYITEKFFVNGLGHNVLPIVMGAHPTDYARSAPYRSYIHVDEFESPKELAEYLHRLDRDDDLYNSYFRWKGTGEFINTYFWCRVCAMLHDDRPPKYYKDVNDWWRGEGVCTTSSWREHDLTRSQSQRNT
- the LOC126854938 gene encoding glycoprotein 3-alpha-L-fucosyltransferase A-like isoform X3, translating into MGLPRFSLKRYFFYVLCLTGTLLVLLNLLQNEIWHSVRPHPPGQSAVRTAGDGPKMKPDWPLKSKKPTMRVLRTRERVKKRLPFEALIINGTSLGENSIDLDPTRRPWYLKGGTRRPFPARRARNTGRRLAQLWPEENAYDDRVTNQLMFVPPDYNRTSGEHPLKKIMIPHGMAEAKVGPDIFFQQRCPVNTCTIVRDNPDSADLILFKDYITHVGRRSNSQVWMLYFLECPYHTQSVKNALINWTATYRRDSDIVAPYERWQYYDSSITQIPQTFNYAANKTKKVAWFVSNCHPRNQRMNYARELSKYIQVDIYGACGSLRCPRSQSQTCFDMLDEDYKFYLAFENSNCKDYITEKFFVNGLGHNVLPIVMGAHPTDYARSAPYRSYIHVDEFESPKELAEYLHRLDRDDDLYNSYFRWKGTGEFINTYFWCRVCAMLHDDRPPKYYKDVNDWWRGEGVCTTSSWREHDLTRSQSQRNT